A genomic segment from Streptomyces sp. NBC_01233 encodes:
- a CDS encoding integrase, whose translation MAAAELMALPVSFDLDTANRALALGRTTGYALAKNGEYPVRVLRLGRQYRVTRYDLLRFLGFQSQEQTEAGAA comes from the coding sequence ATGGCGGCGGCCGAGTTGATGGCCCTGCCCGTCAGCTTCGACCTCGACACGGCGAACCGAGCCTTGGCCCTTGGCCGAACGACCGGGTACGCCCTGGCCAAGAACGGCGAGTACCCGGTGCGGGTCCTGCGCCTTGGGCGGCAGTACCGCGTCACTCGGTACGACCTGCTGCGCTTTCTCGGCTTTCAGAGCCAGGAGCAGACCGAGGCGGGTGCCGCGTGA
- a CDS encoding FluC/FEX family fluoride channel has product MTRPVPGPEAIDPDVDLHVPAQRGEPQGRVLVAVAAGGAVGATARYGIALLWPAGTGAFPWATFWINTSGCALIGVLMVLISEGGRTSPHPMLRPFAGVGVLGGFTTFSTYAVDVSRLLDEGRAGTALAYAGLTVAAALGAVWAAASATRLAVRDGGRRTGRAGRSAR; this is encoded by the coding sequence GTGACCCGGCCGGTCCCCGGGCCCGAGGCGATCGACCCGGACGTCGACCTGCACGTCCCCGCACAGCGCGGCGAACCGCAGGGCCGAGTGCTCGTGGCGGTGGCGGCGGGCGGGGCCGTGGGGGCCACGGCCCGGTACGGGATCGCCCTGCTGTGGCCGGCGGGGACCGGGGCCTTCCCGTGGGCGACCTTCTGGATCAACACGTCCGGGTGCGCGCTGATCGGCGTACTGATGGTGCTGATCAGCGAGGGCGGCCGGACCTCACCCCATCCGATGCTGCGCCCCTTCGCCGGGGTCGGCGTGCTGGGCGGCTTCACCACCTTCTCCACCTACGCGGTGGACGTCTCGCGGCTCCTCGACGAGGGGAGGGCGGGCACCGCGCTGGCCTACGCCGGGCTCACGGTGGCGGCGGCGCTGGGCGCGGTGTGGGCGGCGGCCTCGGCGACCCGGCTCGCGGTCCGGGACGGCGGCCGGCGGACCGGCAGGGCCGGCCGGTCCGCCCGGTGA
- a CDS encoding metallopeptidase family protein — MLEMTREEFEELVAEALDRIPPELTRLMDNVAVFVEDEPPADDPELLGLYEGTPLTDRGEWYAGVLPDRITIYRNPTLRMCEDRESVVVETEVTVVHEIAHHFGIDDDRLHALGYG, encoded by the coding sequence GTGCTGGAGATGACGCGCGAGGAGTTCGAAGAGCTCGTCGCAGAGGCGCTGGACCGGATCCCGCCGGAGCTGACGCGGCTGATGGACAACGTGGCGGTGTTCGTCGAGGACGAACCGCCCGCCGACGACCCCGAGCTGCTGGGGCTGTACGAGGGGACTCCGCTGACGGACCGCGGCGAGTGGTACGCCGGGGTGCTGCCGGACCGGATCACCATCTACCGGAACCCCACGCTGCGGATGTGTGAGGACCGGGAGAGCGTGGTCGTGGAGACGGAGGTCACCGTGGTGCACGAGATCGCCCACCACTTCGGGATCGACGACGACCGGCTGCACGCGCTGGGGTACGGGTGA
- a CDS encoding DsbA family protein, with amino-acid sequence MSSSSSSRSSSRKPLLYAAGVAVAAITLGLVSWQATAPAEKSSAGSSATAAPRTDPAAELRALARREAGDKLAVGRADAPVVLIEYSDFKCGYCGKFARDTEPELVKKYVADGTLRIEWRNFPIFGADSEAAAKAAWAAGRQDRFAAFHAAAYADGAKEKGFDGPRLEELAREAGVPDLERFKADMAGEEAAAALRKDQEEGYRIGVTSTPSFLVNGKPIAGAQPLGAFTAAIAEAKAAAAKQ; translated from the coding sequence ATGTCCTCTTCCTCCTCCTCCCGTTCCTCCTCCCGCAAGCCCCTCCTGTACGCCGCCGGGGTCGCCGTCGCCGCGATCACCCTCGGCCTCGTCTCCTGGCAGGCCACCGCCCCCGCCGAGAAGAGCTCCGCCGGCTCCTCCGCCACGGCCGCGCCCCGGACCGACCCGGCCGCCGAACTCAGGGCGCTGGCCCGCCGCGAGGCCGGCGACAAGCTCGCCGTCGGCCGCGCCGACGCGCCCGTCGTGCTCATCGAGTACTCCGACTTCAAGTGCGGCTACTGCGGCAAGTTCGCCCGCGACACCGAACCCGAACTGGTGAAGAAGTACGTGGCGGACGGCACCCTGCGCATCGAGTGGCGCAACTTCCCGATCTTCGGCGCCGACTCCGAGGCCGCCGCCAAGGCCGCCTGGGCGGCCGGCCGGCAGGACCGGTTCGCAGCCTTCCACGCGGCCGCGTACGCCGACGGCGCGAAGGAGAAGGGCTTCGACGGGCCGCGGCTCGAGGAGCTGGCCCGCGAGGCCGGGGTCCCCGACCTGGAGCGCTTCAAGGCGGACATGGCCGGCGAGGAGGCCGCGGCGGCCCTGAGGAAGGACCAGGAGGAGGGCTACCGCATCGGCGTCACCTCCACCCCGTCCTTCCTGGTCAACGGCAAGCCGATCGCGGGCGCCCAGCCCCTCGGCGCCTTCACGGCCGCCATCGCCGAGGCCAAGGCCGCGGCGGCGAAGCAGTGA
- a CDS encoding bifunctional DNA primase/polymerase, translated as MTTPTPDPLRVALWLAAQGYAVHPLAPGAKLPVRGCDRCAAGTKERPNPHHAPHDGHGCECIAAGRPCHGVLAATTDPERIAAWWARMPSAGVGVAAGPSGLVILDVDCHGGQPPEEQSELLPGVDLPEDVAPGSIADGRDTLALLVEARRATLPGCGPQTLTVLTPSGGLHYWFRAPAGTTWRPLAGALGWQLDVRAGASYAVAPGTVTRAGTYTALGDCRAVADLPVWLARDLDRTGHRARPERPRTVLPWRSRPMGNGYAAAAVEAELRTVAEAQPGTRNATLNRASFNLGTLCAAGRLDRGQLVDVLLDAARHGGLSDREAEAAIRSGLTAGERNPRTHTGAAA; from the coding sequence TTGACGACCCCGACCCCTGACCCGCTCCGCGTAGCCCTGTGGCTGGCCGCTCAGGGCTACGCGGTGCACCCGCTTGCCCCGGGTGCCAAGCTGCCCGTGCGCGGCTGCGACCGCTGTGCAGCCGGGACCAAGGAGCGTCCCAACCCTCACCACGCCCCGCACGATGGGCACGGCTGCGAGTGCATCGCCGCCGGCCGCCCCTGTCACGGCGTACTCGCCGCGACCACCGACCCCGAGCGAATCGCCGCATGGTGGGCCCGGATGCCGTCCGCCGGTGTCGGCGTCGCCGCGGGTCCATCCGGCCTGGTGATACTCGATGTGGACTGCCACGGCGGACAGCCTCCCGAGGAGCAGTCCGAGCTGCTCCCGGGCGTCGACCTGCCCGAGGACGTCGCCCCCGGCAGCATCGCCGACGGCCGCGACACCCTCGCACTGCTCGTCGAGGCGCGACGTGCGACGCTGCCCGGCTGCGGTCCGCAGACACTGACCGTGCTCACCCCTTCCGGCGGACTGCACTACTGGTTCCGTGCCCCGGCCGGTACGACATGGCGCCCGCTTGCCGGAGCACTGGGCTGGCAGCTCGACGTGCGCGCCGGCGCCTCGTACGCCGTGGCCCCGGGCACGGTCACCCGCGCTGGCACGTACACCGCGCTCGGTGACTGCCGCGCGGTCGCCGATTTGCCCGTCTGGCTGGCGCGCGACCTCGACCGCACCGGGCACCGTGCACGCCCCGAGCGGCCCCGTACCGTGCTGCCTTGGCGCTCCCGCCCCATGGGCAACGGGTACGCCGCGGCTGCCGTCGAGGCCGAGCTGCGGACTGTCGCCGAGGCACAGCCCGGCACTCGGAACGCCACGCTCAACCGAGCCTCCTTCAACCTCGGCACCCTCTGCGCGGCCGGCCGACTCGACCGCGGGCAACTCGTCGACGTACTGCTCGACGCGGCCCGGCACGGTGGGCTGTCCGACCGCGAGGCCGAGGCTGCGATTCGCTCCGGCCTCACCGCAGGTGAGCGGAACCCGCGCACGCACACCGGGGCCGCCGCATGA
- a CDS encoding cytochrome c biogenesis CcdA family protein: MGGLLALLSPCSALLLPAFFAYSIDSTSRLLARTGIFYAGLASTLVPLGAAGSYAGRFFHGNRDQLVLAGGWLIIALGLAQILGLGFASQRISELSGRIRPTTALSVYALGAVYGLAGFCAGPILGSVLTVAAVSGSPVYGGLLLAVYALGMAVPLFLLALLWERFELGRRRWLRGRAFSVGRFELHTTSLLSGLFFITLGALFLVYDGASALPGLLDVDDSFAVEQWVGSVADAVPDWALLGLVAAGASAVGLVQWRRRARTAEAEGE, from the coding sequence ATGGGCGGCCTGCTCGCGCTGCTCAGCCCGTGCAGCGCACTGCTCCTGCCGGCCTTCTTCGCGTACTCGATCGACTCCACCTCCCGGCTGCTGGCACGCACCGGGATCTTCTACGCCGGCCTCGCGAGCACGCTCGTACCGCTGGGGGCGGCCGGCTCGTACGCCGGGCGGTTCTTCCACGGCAACCGCGACCAGCTCGTCCTCGCCGGCGGCTGGCTGATCATCGCGCTCGGGCTCGCGCAGATCCTGGGCCTGGGCTTCGCCTCGCAGCGGATCTCGGAGCTGTCGGGCCGGATCCGGCCGACCACCGCCCTGTCGGTGTACGCGCTCGGCGCGGTCTACGGGCTGGCCGGCTTCTGCGCCGGCCCGATCCTGGGCAGCGTCCTGACGGTCGCGGCGGTCAGCGGCAGCCCCGTCTACGGCGGCCTGCTGCTGGCGGTCTACGCACTGGGGATGGCCGTGCCCCTCTTCCTGCTGGCCCTGCTGTGGGAGCGGTTCGAGCTGGGCAGGCGGCGCTGGCTGCGCGGGCGGGCCTTCTCGGTGGGCCGCTTCGAGCTGCACACCACCTCGCTCCTGTCCGGGCTGTTCTTCATCACCCTGGGCGCGCTGTTCCTCGTCTACGACGGGGCGAGCGCGCTGCCGGGGCTGCTGGACGTGGACGACTCGTTCGCCGTGGAGCAGTGGGTCGGCTCCGTGGCGGACGCGGTTCCGGACTGGGCGCTGCTCGGGCTGGTCGCGGCGGGCGCGTCGGCCGTCGGCCTGGTGCAGTGGCGCCGCAGGGCGCGGACGGCGGAGGCCGAGGGGGAGTAA
- a CDS encoding fluoride efflux transporter FluC translates to MNWLLVVAGAVVGAPLRYLTDRAVQARHDSVFPWGTFAVNAAACLLLGFLTGALLAGAPSSRLQLLLGTGLCGALSTYSTFSYETLRLAERGWGLLAAANVVMSVLVGLGALRLGSQVAEQLFG, encoded by the coding sequence GTGAACTGGCTGCTCGTGGTGGCGGGCGCGGTCGTCGGGGCGCCGCTGCGCTATCTGACGGACCGTGCGGTGCAGGCGCGGCACGATTCCGTCTTCCCGTGGGGCACCTTCGCGGTCAACGCGGCCGCCTGCCTGCTGCTCGGGTTCCTGACCGGCGCACTGCTGGCGGGGGCCCCCTCCTCGCGGCTGCAGCTGCTGCTGGGGACCGGGCTGTGCGGGGCGCTGAGCACGTACTCGACGTTCTCGTACGAGACGCTGCGGCTGGCCGAGCGCGGCTGGGGGTTACTGGCGGCGGCGAACGTGGTGATGTCGGTGCTGGTCGGGCTGGGCGCGCTGCGCCTCGGGTCGCAGGTGGCGGAGCAACTGTTCGGCTGA
- a CDS encoding DEAD/DEAH box helicase, giving the protein MSISSSDRSVMPENDSNEIVDAEALVVTEAIEAAEADEIIEALEADVTNGESVEDSIDSDTDFDGDDDADAEPSITFGDLGLPDGIVRKLAQNGVTAPFPIQAATIPDALAGKDILGRGRTGSGKTLSFGLPTLASLAGGHTEKKKPRAIILTPTRELAMQVADALQPYGDVLGLKMKVVCGGTSMSNQIYALERGVDVLVATPGRLRDIINRGACSLENVQVAVLDEADQMADLGFLPEVTELLDQIPGGGQRMLFSATMENEIGTLVKRYLSNPVTHEVDSAQGNVTTMTHHVLVVKPKDKAPVTAAIAARKGRTIIFVRTQLGADRIAEQLVEAGVKADALHGGMTQGARTRVLADFKDGYVNALVATDVAARGIHVDGIDLVLNVDPAGDHKDYLHRSGRTARAGKSGVVVSLALPHQRRQIFRLMEDAGVDASRHIVQGAGAFEPEVAEITGARSLTEVQADSANNAAKQAEREVAELTKQLERLSRRAVELREEADRLVARSARERGEDPEAAVAEVAEAAEAEVAAAAAAAAAELAAQERREEQRAQRDDRGNFERRDNRGGDRGGFRGGDRGDRGGRPSGGFNRDDRGGERGGFRRDDRPSGGFRSGGDRPAGGGFRRDDRPSGGFNRDDRGGERGGFRRDDRPSGGFRSGGDRPAGGGFRRDDRPSGGFNRDDRGGERGGFRRDDRPSGGFRSGGDRPATGNGTYNRDDRPSGGFRSGGDRPFNRDRRDDRPSGGFRSGAGAGDRPYGRRDDHRPSGSGSGSTGGFGGRRDDKPRWKRNG; this is encoded by the coding sequence ATGTCCATTTCCAGTTCTGACCGTTCCGTCATGCCCGAGAACGACTCCAACGAGATCGTCGACGCCGAGGCCCTTGTGGTCACCGAGGCCATCGAGGCCGCAGAGGCCGACGAGATCATCGAGGCCCTTGAGGCCGACGTGACGAACGGTGAGTCCGTCGAGGACTCCATCGACTCCGACACCGACTTCGACGGTGACGACGACGCCGACGCCGAGCCCTCGATCACCTTCGGAGACCTCGGTCTGCCCGACGGCATCGTGCGCAAGCTCGCCCAGAACGGCGTCACCGCCCCCTTCCCGATCCAGGCCGCGACCATCCCGGACGCCCTGGCCGGCAAGGACATCCTCGGCCGTGGCCGCACCGGCTCCGGCAAGACCCTCTCCTTCGGTCTGCCGACCCTGGCCTCCCTGGCCGGCGGTCACACCGAGAAGAAGAAGCCCCGCGCGATCATCCTCACGCCGACCCGTGAGCTCGCGATGCAGGTCGCGGACGCCCTCCAGCCCTACGGCGACGTGCTCGGCCTGAAGATGAAGGTCGTCTGCGGCGGCACCTCCATGAGCAACCAGATCTACGCTCTGGAGCGCGGTGTCGACGTCCTCGTCGCCACCCCGGGCCGTCTGCGCGACATCATCAACCGTGGCGCCTGCTCCCTGGAGAACGTCCAGGTCGCGGTCCTCGACGAGGCCGACCAGATGGCCGACCTGGGCTTCCTGCCCGAGGTCACCGAGCTGCTCGACCAGATCCCCGGCGGCGGCCAGCGCATGCTCTTCTCCGCCACCATGGAGAACGAGATCGGCACCCTGGTCAAGCGCTACCTGTCCAACCCCGTCACGCACGAGGTCGACAGCGCCCAGGGCAACGTCACGACCATGACGCACCACGTCCTCGTCGTGAAGCCGAAGGACAAGGCGCCGGTCACGGCCGCCATCGCCGCCCGCAAGGGCCGCACCATCATCTTCGTCCGCACCCAGCTGGGCGCCGACCGCATCGCCGAGCAGCTCGTCGAGGCCGGCGTGAAGGCCGACGCGCTGCACGGCGGCATGACGCAGGGTGCCCGTACCCGCGTCCTCGCCGACTTCAAGGACGGCTACGTCAACGCGCTCGTCGCCACCGACGTCGCCGCCCGCGGCATCCACGTCGACGGCATCGACCTGGTCCTGAACGTGGACCCGGCCGGCGACCACAAGGACTACCTGCACCGCTCGGGCCGTACCGCCCGTGCCGGCAAGTCGGGTGTCGTGGTCTCCCTCGCCCTGCCGCACCAGCGCCGCCAGATCTTCCGCCTGATGGAGGACGCGGGCGTCGACGCCTCGCGTCACATCGTCCAGGGCGCCGGCGCCTTCGAGCCGGAGGTCGCCGAGATCACCGGTGCCCGTTCGCTGACCGAGGTCCAGGCCGACTCCGCGAACAACGCCGCGAAGCAGGCCGAGCGCGAGGTCGCCGAGCTCACCAAGCAGCTGGAGCGCCTGTCGCGCCGTGCCGTCGAGCTCCGCGAGGAGGCCGACCGCCTGGTCGCCCGCTCCGCCCGTGAGCGCGGCGAGGACCCGGAGGCCGCTGTCGCCGAGGTGGCCGAGGCTGCCGAGGCCGAGGTCGCGGCTGCTGCCGCCGCCGCTGCCGCCGAGCTGGCCGCGCAGGAGCGCCGCGAGGAGCAGCGCGCCCAGCGCGACGACCGTGGCAACTTCGAGCGTCGCGACAACCGCGGTGGCGACCGTGGCGGCTTCCGTGGTGGCGACCGCGGTGACCGCGGCGGCCGTCCGTCCGGTGGCTTCAACCGTGACGACCGTGGTGGCGAGCGTGGCGGCTTCCGCCGTGACGACCGTCCGTCGGGTGGCTTCCGCTCCGGTGGCGACCGTCCGGCCGGTGGTGGCTTCCGTCGTGACGACCGTCCGTCCGGTGGCTTCAACCGCGATGACCGTGGTGGCGAGCGTGGCGGCTTCCGCCGTGACGACCGTCCGTCGGGTGGCTTCCGCTCCGGTGGCGACCGTCCGGCCGGTGGTGGCTTCCGTCGTGACGACCGTCCGTCCGGTGGCTTCAACCGCGATGACCGTGGTGGCGAGCGTGGCGGCTTCCGCCGTGACGACCGTCCGTCGGGTGGCTTCCGCTCCGGTGGCGACCGTCCGGCCACGGGCAACGGCACGTACAACCGTGACGACCGCCCCTCCGGCGGCTTCCGCTCCGGTGGCGACCGTCCGTTCAACCGCGACCGTCGTGACGACCGTCCCTCCGGCGGCTTCCGCTCCGGCGCCGGCGCCGGCGACCGTCCGTACGGCCGCCGCGACGACCACCGCCCGTCCGGCTCCGGTTCCGGTTCCACCGGTGGCTTCGGCGGCCGCCGCGACGACAAGCCGCGCTGGAAGCGCAACGGCTGA
- a CDS encoding helix-turn-helix domain-containing protein, protein MENEEGRQADTMWGYGYEPEKALGEALRSLRTARGMSQEDVATMMSRSGFSWRQTTVAKTEGGSRPVRVNEAAALALCFGVSVNELLGNQADSPEQSLIESTYRVSFSLYLSTRLRTEEALRRKQAAEREYEESLAQLRETKQSYEEASRAFEEAFLEPSGEGEEKD, encoded by the coding sequence GTGGAGAATGAAGAGGGCCGGCAGGCAGACACCATGTGGGGCTACGGCTACGAGCCCGAGAAAGCGCTAGGCGAAGCCCTGCGCTCACTCCGCACGGCACGCGGCATGTCGCAGGAAGACGTGGCGACGATGATGAGCCGGAGCGGTTTCTCCTGGCGTCAGACAACGGTCGCGAAGACGGAGGGCGGTTCACGCCCCGTCCGCGTCAACGAGGCTGCCGCTCTGGCCCTGTGCTTCGGCGTCTCCGTTAACGAGCTGCTCGGCAACCAGGCGGACAGCCCGGAACAGTCGCTGATCGAATCGACGTACCGGGTGTCGTTCTCGCTCTACCTGAGCACTCGACTCCGCACCGAGGAAGCGCTCCGGCGGAAGCAAGCCGCAGAACGCGAGTACGAGGAGTCCCTCGCTCAGCTCCGCGAGACGAAGCAGTCCTACGAAGAGGCAAGCCGGGCATTCGAGGAGGCATTCCTCGAACCGTCCGGCGAGGGGGAGGAGAAGGATTGA